The proteins below are encoded in one region of Apium graveolens cultivar Ventura chromosome 4, ASM990537v1, whole genome shotgun sequence:
- the LOC141718926 gene encoding uncharacterized protein LOC141718926 produces the protein MKRIHARNHSLLNDEQKIVYDSILDNINQKKGGVFFVYGSGGCGKTFLWQTLCCRLRSEHKIVLPVASYGIVVMLLPGGRTAHSRFHIPLKLDENCSADIMSVIDKRRAKKPFGGITIVFGGDFRQILPVIPKASRVEVVYSTLNKSKLLESCEVFLLKQNMRLNAGNTDLENKTIADFSKWQLAVGDGKETNISPSPDNGEILIKIHDKYIVHTSGDPMRKLFEVTYPNFLHNISSHEYLRSRAILTPTNIVVDEINTTILEKIPGMVYTYLS, from the exons ATGAAGAGAATCCACGCAAGAAATCATAGTCTTCTCAATGATGAACAGAAGATAGTCTATGATTCCATTCTTGACAATATCAACCAGAAAAAAGGTGGTGTTTTCTTTGTTTACGGAAGTGGAGGTTGTGGAAAGACTTTCTTGTGGCAGACACTATGTTGTCGATTACGATCAGAGCATAAAATTGTGCTTCCTGTGGCCTCATATGGTATAGTTGTCATGTTGCTTCCTGGTGGAAGAACCGCACACTCCCGCTTTCACATACCACTCAAACTTGATGAAAATTGTTCTGCCG ATATTATGTCTGTTATTGATAAAAGGAGAGCTAAAAAGCCATTTGGTGGTATAACCATTGTATTTGGTGGAGATTTTCGGCAGATACTTCCTGTCATTCCAAAAGCGTCAAGGGTTGAAGTAGTCTACTCTACCCTCAATAAATCCAAGCTTTTGGAATCCTGTGAGGTATTTTTATTAAAGCAAAACATGCGGCTTAATGCTGGAAATACAGATTTGGAGAACAAGACCATCGCGGACTTTAGCAAGTGGCAGCTTGCTGTCGGTGATGGTAAGGAAACCAATATTTCTCCAAGTCCAGACAATGGTGAAATTTTAATAAAGATTCATGATAAATATATCGTTCATACGTCCGGAGATCCAATGCGGAAGCTTTTTGAAGTGACATACCCAAATTTTCTGCATAATATCTCTTCACATGAATACCTTAGATCAAGGGCCATACTTACACCTACCAATATCGTGGTGGATGAAATTAATACAACGATACTTGAAAAAATTCCAGGCATGGTTTATACTTATCTGAGTTAG